A section of the Microbacterium forte genome encodes:
- a CDS encoding App1 family protein, giving the protein MASSPPAPRIHWFARLEHRLHVWREGRARRRGRTATILPFPGYGGPGWVRVVGRVLIVPPARSTKDGEPASVRGWRSFVGIPVSFAKVAVQIGDSTHYVVADRGGVIDSVVHADLEPGWQTFTFSVEGQDPVETTAFIVAESTHFGVVSDVDDTVMVTALPRPFIAAWNSFVVDEHARIPVPGMAVLLDQVLREYPGAPMVYLSTGAWNVAPTLRRFLGRHLFPAGSMLLTDWGPTHDRWFRSGREHKLTNLRRLATEFPHVKWLLIGDDGQHDESIYSEFMDEHPDSIAGVAIRRLLPAEAVLAGGRAGHEQHAEGVAPWVSAEDGAGLRDLLGKAGILR; this is encoded by the coding sequence ATGGCTTCGTCACCTCCGGCGCCCCGGATCCACTGGTTCGCGCGCCTCGAACACCGCCTCCACGTGTGGCGCGAGGGACGAGCGCGCCGTCGCGGTCGTACCGCGACCATCCTCCCCTTCCCCGGTTACGGCGGGCCCGGGTGGGTACGAGTCGTCGGACGCGTGCTCATCGTCCCGCCCGCGCGGAGCACGAAAGACGGCGAGCCGGCGAGCGTCCGCGGCTGGCGGAGCTTCGTCGGCATCCCGGTGAGCTTCGCGAAGGTCGCCGTGCAGATCGGCGACTCGACGCACTACGTCGTCGCTGACCGAGGCGGGGTGATCGACTCGGTCGTGCACGCCGACCTCGAGCCCGGGTGGCAGACGTTCACGTTCTCCGTCGAGGGACAGGATCCGGTCGAGACGACCGCGTTCATCGTCGCCGAGTCGACGCACTTCGGCGTGGTCTCCGACGTCGACGACACCGTGATGGTGACGGCTCTCCCCCGTCCGTTCATCGCCGCCTGGAACTCGTTCGTCGTCGACGAGCACGCGCGCATCCCCGTCCCGGGTATGGCCGTGCTTCTCGATCAGGTGCTGCGCGAGTACCCGGGCGCCCCGATGGTCTACCTGTCGACCGGCGCCTGGAATGTGGCCCCCACGCTCCGGCGCTTCCTCGGGCGCCACCTCTTCCCTGCAGGCTCCATGCTCCTCACCGACTGGGGTCCCACGCACGACCGTTGGTTCCGCAGCGGCCGAGAGCACAAGCTCACCAACCTGCGTCGCCTGGCCACCGAGTTCCCGCACGTGAAGTGGCTGCTGATCGGCGACGACGGCCAGCACGACGAGTCCATCTATTCGGAGTTCATGGACGAGCACCCCGATTCGATCGCCGGCGTCGCCATCCGTCGACTGCTGCCGGCCGAGGCGGTTCTCGCGGGTGGACGCGCCGGTCACGAGCAGCATGCCGAAGGCGTCGCCCCGTGGGTCAGCGCCGAAGACGGCGCGGGACTCCGTGACCTGCTCGGCAAAGCCGGCATCCTCCGCTGA
- a CDS encoding DedA family protein — MDEFVPWLIDFMRSIDPVARTLVAGLAVMLETSVLIGLVFPGDTVVLVASIGITSLPQAVAMVVSVVLGALIGESIGFWLGRWIGPHIRASWVGRRVGEENWVRAERYLARRGGIAIFLSRFLPVLHSLVPLTVGMSHYSYRRFLAWTAPACLLWATAYVSITSLAAGSFDELADRVHYAGYIFVGIIALFLIAVFVGKKVISRLESRHLDISDTKDSTDVKD; from the coding sequence GTGGACGAGTTCGTGCCGTGGCTGATCGACTTCATGCGGTCCATCGACCCGGTCGCCCGCACGCTCGTCGCGGGGCTCGCCGTGATGCTCGAGACCAGCGTTCTGATCGGTCTCGTCTTCCCCGGCGACACGGTCGTGCTCGTCGCATCCATCGGCATCACCAGCCTCCCTCAGGCCGTGGCGATGGTCGTCTCCGTCGTGCTCGGCGCGTTGATCGGCGAGAGCATCGGTTTCTGGCTGGGGCGATGGATCGGCCCCCACATCCGCGCCTCCTGGGTCGGTCGTCGGGTCGGTGAGGAGAACTGGGTGCGCGCCGAGCGGTACCTCGCGCGCCGCGGGGGCATCGCGATCTTCCTCTCGCGCTTCCTGCCCGTGCTGCATTCTCTCGTGCCCCTGACAGTGGGCATGAGTCACTATTCGTACCGCCGGTTCCTCGCGTGGACGGCGCCCGCCTGCCTGCTCTGGGCGACGGCCTACGTGAGCATCACGTCGCTCGCCGCCGGCAGCTTCGATGAGCTCGCCGACCGGGTGCACTACGCGGGGTACATCTTCGTCGGCATCATCGCGCTCTTCCTCATCGCTGTATTCGTCGGCAAGAAGGTGATCTCGCGCCTCGAGTCGCGTCACCTCGACATCTCCGACACGAAGGACTCGACCGACGTGAAAGACTGA